Below is a genomic region from Culicoides brevitarsis isolate CSIRO-B50_1 chromosome 2, AGI_CSIRO_Cbre_v1, whole genome shotgun sequence.
attttttcatataaaaattaggaaaacaaCGAACAaacaagaatatttaaaataatgccCATTAAGCCATTCCAAACACTTGAAACAGGTAAATTATgcttaaaatctattttaattaattaattaatatttaattatattttatattggtaacaacaataaatatatttccATGTATGCTTTTATGAcgattacaaatatttttttctatctccATCTTAAATATCTCTACATCCAATTACGactaagttttaatttattttcattcattctctTCCGATTTTGATCCCTATCtcgatcaaaattaatttttttatgtttaataataataaaaaacagaaatatttgactaaaacaattattaaaaataattattatataaagcAAGTTTCAATTCATTcgtcattaaaatataattaatttttttagttacgggtttgataattttttttagtaacagTCACTCAATTAGTCTACAaggattttactttaattcagTTCTAATATGTTCCGACCTTCAAGACTTTGTTTCAGCTGATTGAAAAGTTGTAATTGTTGTTCGGGCTTCAAATTGTagacctaaaaaatattaaaattaattgttatttgaaaaaatctataaaaaaaataaattaattaaataatttaaattaaattaaaattatttgtttatatttcaaaatttatattaaaaaatattttttataatacctaatttttaataatttttttaattaaaatattttttttaaatttaaaataattttttttttaattaaaataattttttattaaaataaataaattaattaattcattaaataatttaataaaaaatattttttgaattaaattttaatttttaaaaattatttaaattttttaaaaataaaattgaaataatttttcaatagaatttttcattaaaaaatatttaattaatttttaatttaataaaaaatgttttttacaattttaaaatatttccaaataaataaaaacatttcacatttgtaaaaaaatattttttttttaattttaaaaattctttaaaatttttttaagtaaattaaatttttttttcaaaagaatttttttaaattaaaaaaatatttttttttaactaatttttaattaaattttttttttagaaatcttACCTCAGACAAGAGTTTTTGTGGCGACGCTGTACGAATGAAACTTGAAATATAGACATTTACGAAAGTAgccattaaaaattgacaatcgAAGCGATCCATGATGCCTCCGTGTCCCGGAATAACATCTCCAAAGTCCTTAATTTTGAACGCTCTTTTAAATCCGGATGCGAAAAAGCCGCCAAATGGTCCAATGATGCTACTGAAGAGCGAAAGCGAAAGCGAATGCAAGACAAACGGATAAATCGTGAGCTTATTCGAAATGGCGCCAAATTCAATGACTAAATTTGCAGGTCTGAAAGTCGAACTCGGCTCACATTCCATATCCATTTTCCCCTCGGCTTCATTATACTCGATCGGGCACACGAAATACTGAAATTGGCACAAAAATTGCGAGAAAAAGATGCCAAACACGACAGTTGACAATCCGCCGCCGACAAAACCTTCCCACGTCTTTTTCGGACTCAACTTGATGAGAGGCGTTTTGCCGAAGAAGAATCCGAACATGTATGCCATGACGTCATTGCAAACAATCATCGCAACGGGAACAATGAACCAAATCATGCCTTCGAAGATGTTCTGGATGATGAGATAACTTTGTGTCACGACAATCAGCAACGCGACGTGAGTCCATGCAAAAAGACTGAATTGCTTCATGTAATATTTCTTCACGAGCGACAAGACGAACCACACGAAGCCGATGCAGTACAAGCAGAAGGAGATGAAACGGTGATAGGCGACAAGGAATCGCAGGGCATCCACACGATTTATGGCAACGCCAAAGTAATCGACGAGATTTTCGCCGTAAAAGAAGTAATTCGATGTCAGGAGGAAATACCATGAAAGCGATCGGAACCACGGTAAGCCATGAATACGATACACGCTGTAACCGATCGAAATAATTTCCTCAAAGCACTTTACTTGAACGAGCAAGGCCTGTGTGTGTAGGAAGACATACAAGTTAAATAACGttacatcataaaaaaatcgaaagtgtTCACTTACCGTGATCATCAATGCAAAGGGACCCATATAAATTATCAAACCGAAGCCGCAAATCATTAAAGTAGTAAAAATGCCGCGGATAATCCAATTTTTCCAtctaaaaaggtaagaaaattatttttaacaggcgtctccattgacaaaaattactttttaatcaaatttcgaCCACAAAAACCGAAATTGTCACGAGAATCAAATTCCCCTAACATGCATTCGGCGATTAAAGGTCACGCAATGCATCGAAAAAAGGTCATTTACCTTGGACTAACACCTTGCAATGCCGTTTCGAGAACTTCGGGCGTCTTATCGGTGCCCTGAGGCACGGTTTTGGACAAATCTTCGATGAATTTCTCATCGGGAATCCTGTCGTCATCTGAATCCACCTGTAAGATGCacgtaaacaaaaataagtaTCATCTCTCTTTATTTAGATCAACTgccaaatgttttatttttacatttgttCGCTCATTTGTGTATACAAAACAAATCGTCAAGCAGCTACAGTAACGTAACTGGATttattttggtcaaaaatatcTCATTGAATCACTTCAAAGCGAATTTTCGcggaaaaaattgacttttccaGCGAACATTACTTgaatgtgcaaaaaaatggaaaaatcaaTAACATTTACTAACTGCGAGTAATTGAAACCTTAAAAGAGAACTTACGCCTTCGGAATTTTCTGCCGTTGTCGAGACATTTTCTTTCGCGCTCACCGGTTCATTCGAGTCTTGTGCCTCGACTTTGCGATGACGGAGTTCCGTTGAGTTTTCGGATTGATCATCTGCCATTGTTTTGAGTTCTTTGTTGCTGaccagaaaatttatttttttttcaggagcaCCTCTTTAGATGCGAAAGTTTAATTCAATTGAGAGTTTTTACGATATTGCACACACTTGAAGTCGTCTCGACAGACGATGTCGTAGTTTTTTGAGTCAATAGATGtttctatttgtttttattttccttttttgcgcAAGGAAAGAAGTTTTTCGATTATCTTTCGGATCGGAGACAACAAAACCTAATGAGAATTCGGTAAGTAAAGTATCCTAATGGGAAAAAGTGATGTTCTTACACCGTTCTGAGTTTGAGGGCAATACGGTACGAAGTAGGCGAGTGCAATATCAAATTTGGATTTTCGttaacttttttgaagaaGGAGGGGATATCAAGGTAAGTTTtctctttaacttttttaaacaaaattattaattttctattttagttttttacagCTTAATATTAgaagtttttttgattaaacttctaaaatcttaaaaattttcaaaaaattttatttttttttaattttattttttaaataggtcAAAATAACCCTAAAGTTGTAATTTTCATTCCTTATGTTGGAGTTAAAAAAAGGAAGCAAATAGTCTATAATATTAGTAAAAACTCTtctaaagaattaaaaacagTT
It encodes:
- the LOC134829600 gene encoding phosphatidate cytidylyltransferase, photoreceptor-specific; translation: MADDQSENSTELRHRKVEAQDSNEPVSAKENVSTTAENSEGVDSDDDRIPDEKFIEDLSKTVPQGTDKTPEVLETALQGVSPRWKNWIIRGIFTTLMICGFGLIIYMGPFALMITALLVQVKCFEEIISIGYSVYRIHGLPWFRSLSWYFLLTSNYFFYGENLVDYFGVAINRVDALRFLVAYHRFISFCLYCIGFVWFVLSLVKKYYMKQFSLFAWTHVALLIVVTQSYLIIQNIFEGMIWFIVPVAMIVCNDVMAYMFGFFFGKTPLIKLSPKKTWEGFVGGGLSTVVFGIFFSQFLCQFQYFVCPIEYNEAEGKMDMECEPSSTFRPANLVIEFGAISNKLTIYPFVLHSLSLSLFSSIIGPFGGFFASGFKRAFKIKDFGDVIPGHGGIMDRFDCQFLMATFVNVYISSFIRTASPQKLLSEVYNLKPEQQLQLFNQLKQSLEGRNILELN